Below is a genomic region from Marinobacter salarius.
TACAGGTAGCGGGCGGGCATAAAACGAGGTTCAAAGGTCGCACATGAAGCGAGTTGGACTTATTGGCTGGCGCGGTATGGTGGGCTCTGTCCTCATGCAGCGCATGCGTGAAGAAAACGATTTTGCAGATATCGAACCGATCTTCTTTACCACCTCCCAGGCTGGAAAACCGGCACCGGACGTAGGCAAAGAGGGTGTGCCTGCGCTGCAGGATGCCTTCGATATCGATACCCTGAAAACGCTGGATGTGGTGGTTACCTGCCAGGGCGGGGATTACACCGGTGCCGTGTACCAGAAACTCCGTGATGCCGGATGGCAGGGGTACTGGATTGACGCCGCTTCCACGCTGCGGATGGTCGATCATTCCGTCATCGTTCTCGACCCGGTCAACCGCAACGTGATTGACGATGCGCTGGCAAAGGGTGTGAAGGACTATGTTGGTGGTAACTGTACTGTCAGCCTGATGATGCTGGCCCTTGGTGGCTTGCTGGAGCAGGACCTGATTGAATGGGTATCTCCCATGACCTATCAGGCGGCATCAGGTTCTGGTGCACAGAACATGCGGGAACTGCTCAATCAGATGGGTGAGCTGAAGGGCAGCGTGAGTGATGGGTTGGCAGATCCGTCTTCGGCTATCCTCGATATTGATCGCAAGGTAACCGAAACCATGCGTTCGGACGGTTTTCCCACCGAGCACTTCGAAGTGCCGCTGGCAGGCAGCCTGATTCCGTTTATCGACAAGCAACTTGATAACGGCATGAGCAAGGAAGAATGGAAAGCGGGCGTCGAGACCAACAAGATTCTCGGTCGCAGCAGCAACCCGATCCCCATCGATGGCATCTGCGTTCGTATCGGTGCCATGCGTTCTCACAGCCAGGCCTTGACCATTAAATTGAAGAAGGACCTTCCGGTTTCCGAGATTGAGTCCATCCTGGCGAAAGCCAACGACTGGGTGAAGGTGATTCCCAATGAGCGCGATGCCACTCTTAGGGAACTTACCCCGGCGAAGGTCACGGGTACTTTGAGTGTTCCTATCGGCCGTATCCGGAAGCTGACCATGGGACCTGAGTATATCTCAGCGTTCACGGTCGGTGACCAGTTGCTGTGGGGCGCCGCGGAACCGCTTAGGCGGATGCTTCGCATACTGCAGGAGCAGTAACTTAGTCCCACAGTGGGCAAGATTATGCCAACTGTGTCCGGTTTCAGAGAACCGGCTGGGGGCGGAGGCTGAAATACGCCTCCGCCCCTGTTATTTTCAGAAGGGTTTTTGCACATGTTTGGGGTCTTGTGGTCTAGACTTTGGCCATTCAGGGATACTGGATCATCGTTCGGTAACAATATGTTCCCGATCATTTATGAAAAAATGGTGCAAGGACTGCGGCTGATTGATTGATAAAAGAGGTTTTATCAACAATACTTGCCGGGCTGTATATTAAAAACTTTACATAATAACGATAGTAATCAAGACGGAAGTCATCCAACCTCGTCCGATTCTGTTTGAAAAAAACAGTAACGAATAACGGAGACTGGTAAGGAAAAAGCATGAAGGTACGCAAGCTTGCGGTTGCTCTGGCTCTGGCGGGAGGGCTCGGTTCTGGCGTCGCACAGGCCCTGGGTCTGGG
It encodes:
- the asd gene encoding aspartate-semialdehyde dehydrogenase, which translates into the protein MKRVGLIGWRGMVGSVLMQRMREENDFADIEPIFFTTSQAGKPAPDVGKEGVPALQDAFDIDTLKTLDVVVTCQGGDYTGAVYQKLRDAGWQGYWIDAASTLRMVDHSVIVLDPVNRNVIDDALAKGVKDYVGGNCTVSLMMLALGGLLEQDLIEWVSPMTYQAASGSGAQNMRELLNQMGELKGSVSDGLADPSSAILDIDRKVTETMRSDGFPTEHFEVPLAGSLIPFIDKQLDNGMSKEEWKAGVETNKILGRSSNPIPIDGICVRIGAMRSHSQALTIKLKKDLPVSEIESILAKANDWVKVIPNERDATLRELTPAKVTGTLSVPIGRIRKLTMGPEYISAFTVGDQLLWGAAEPLRRMLRILQEQ